From the genome of Gemmatimonas phototrophica, one region includes:
- the glp gene encoding molybdopterin molybdotransferase MoeA, which translates to MGPATGLSYPEALAAVLHQVATRVPASERVPLPQALGRALADDVSSRLALPPWDNAGMDGYAVQRADVLGASASSPRALPVLGTSMAGADPTMLPWVQQGTALRIMTGAPMPPGADAVVRVEDTDGGDTLVRVLHDRDTLGRGNVRPRGEDIAAGAVLFTRGTTLRASHLGALASIGVQEVLVSRAPRVTIVSSGDELVLLDRFDEVLNGHRIVSSSSYALPALLRGAGADVTMAPLVPDTLEALIGALGQALDVGCDLLITTGGVSVGAHDYTRDALAALGGTQRFWRARIRPGGPLGTGEVRGVPWVGLPGNPVSTMVTGALFAWPLIRQLGGHRGVQHARIPVRMCDDADTPAPLTYFLRVALQVGADGMLEARLTGAQGSNLLRTMAMADALLEVPPSIDRVEAGQTFSAILLPDAPPLFGAAPGARA; encoded by the coding sequence ATGGGGCCGGCCACTGGCCTTTCATATCCGGAGGCGCTGGCGGCGGTATTGCACCAAGTGGCCACGCGGGTTCCTGCTTCGGAGCGCGTGCCCTTGCCCCAGGCGCTGGGACGGGCGCTGGCCGACGATGTGTCCAGTCGCCTGGCGTTACCCCCATGGGACAACGCCGGGATGGATGGCTACGCCGTACAACGGGCCGATGTGCTGGGGGCCAGTGCCTCATCTCCGCGGGCATTGCCGGTACTTGGTACCAGCATGGCCGGCGCTGATCCGACCATGTTGCCGTGGGTACAGCAGGGGACCGCGCTGCGGATCATGACGGGCGCGCCGATGCCCCCCGGGGCCGATGCTGTCGTCCGTGTGGAAGACACCGACGGCGGCGACACCCTCGTTCGTGTGCTCCACGACCGCGATACCCTGGGGCGTGGCAACGTGCGGCCGCGGGGGGAAGACATTGCGGCCGGTGCCGTACTCTTTACGCGGGGCACCACGCTGCGCGCGTCGCATCTTGGGGCACTGGCCTCCATTGGGGTGCAGGAGGTCCTGGTGTCCCGGGCTCCACGCGTGACCATCGTGTCGAGTGGCGATGAATTGGTGCTGCTCGATCGCTTTGATGAAGTGCTCAACGGGCATCGCATTGTCAGCTCGAGCAGCTATGCCTTGCCCGCGTTACTGCGCGGCGCGGGAGCCGATGTCACCATGGCGCCGCTGGTTCCTGATACGCTCGAGGCGCTGATCGGCGCACTGGGGCAGGCACTGGATGTCGGCTGTGATCTCCTGATTACGACCGGTGGGGTCTCCGTCGGCGCGCACGATTACACACGGGACGCCCTCGCCGCGCTCGGTGGGACCCAGCGATTCTGGCGCGCACGCATACGTCCCGGTGGCCCCCTGGGAACCGGCGAAGTCCGCGGCGTGCCGTGGGTGGGGCTACCGGGGAATCCGGTCTCCACCATGGTGACGGGGGCCCTGTTTGCCTGGCCGCTCATTCGACAGTTGGGTGGACATCGCGGGGTGCAGCATGCCCGGATCCCCGTCCGCATGTGCGACGATGCCGACACTCCCGCCCCGCTCACCTACTTTCTTCGCGTCGCGCTGCAGGTGGGTGCCGACGGCATGCTTGAAGCGCGGCTCACCGGCGCGCAGGGATCCAACCTGTTACGAACCATGGCCATGGCCGACGCCCTTCTGGAAGTTCCTCCCTCGATTGATCGTGTGGAGGCCGGCCAAACCTTCTCGGCCATACTGCTCCCCGACGCGCCTCCGCTGTTTGGTGCAGCGCCGGGGGCGCGGGCATGA
- a CDS encoding class I SAM-dependent methyltransferase: MSEPTSEATAPAAERDLAALQGEGLDGAFARKWSTTFESITVGAPEHARTFTLLKPSNADHLISEADYVMDERLPYWADLWPSARVLAGALLALRGEGRTLLEMGCGLGLDTTAAMAAGFDVTATDYYEDAIHMARGNAARNLGHEPHVRMVNWRHWPADLGTFDVVIAADVLYEKEYASLVGACLARALAPTGVAIVADPGRLALPAFRDHLPEVGLELIRTDVVPFEEGAVKQSVQLLHLQHAR, translated from the coding sequence ATGAGTGAGCCAACAAGCGAGGCGACGGCGCCCGCCGCGGAGCGCGACCTCGCCGCGTTGCAGGGTGAGGGGCTGGACGGAGCCTTCGCACGCAAGTGGAGCACCACGTTTGAGTCCATCACCGTTGGCGCGCCGGAGCATGCGCGTACCTTCACGCTGCTGAAGCCATCCAACGCCGATCACCTGATCAGTGAAGCCGACTACGTGATGGATGAGCGGTTGCCGTATTGGGCAGACTTGTGGCCCTCCGCGCGAGTACTGGCCGGCGCCCTGCTGGCGCTTCGCGGTGAAGGACGCACGTTGCTGGAGATGGGGTGTGGTCTCGGTCTCGACACCACGGCGGCCATGGCCGCCGGTTTCGACGTCACCGCCACGGACTACTACGAAGACGCGATCCACATGGCACGTGGCAACGCCGCGCGCAACCTTGGCCATGAGCCCCACGTGCGCATGGTGAACTGGCGGCATTGGCCGGCGGACCTGGGCACGTTTGACGTGGTCATTGCTGCCGATGTGCTCTACGAGAAAGAGTACGCGTCGTTGGTGGGCGCGTGTCTGGCGCGTGCCCTCGCCCCCACTGGTGTAGCCATTGTGGCCGATCCTGGGCGCCTCGCCCTTCCCGCCTTCCGTGACCACCTGCCCGAGGTGGGTCTTGAACTGATCCGTACCGACGTGGTCCCCTTCGAAGAGGGAGCGGTGAAGCAAAGCGTGCAACTCCTGCACCTGCAACACGCCCGCTAG